A segment of the Ferroacidibacillus organovorans genome:
ACTTTGAGGATCGTAAAATATACCTTGACATTTCTGGTACATCCCAAAAATCGACGAAAAGCATCGAACGGCCTATCTCCTAGCAATGTGGGTGTGAACCATTTATGACTCTTCGAATCGGTGAGGCCTCCGGCGTATTGCCGTGCTGTTCCGCGCACGAAATTAGCATGGCCACAAATAGAGTATCAAGACAAGCATCTCCAAAGCCTTCTCCCTGTGTAGTCCAGTTGATTTACACAGTTCAAACGTGGAGAACCCCTATATTAAGTGATAAAATAAATGATAGCGAGTAGGGTATGTAAAGTTCTAAAGAGGACATGCGTAAACCTAGTCGGTTCCGTTCATCTGTCGATTTTTGATCATTGTTGGCTACTTTATCACGACATTGAGAGGAGAATCCATGCCGTGCCAGAACGTTACTTCTTCCGGTTTACGGATCATCTGCTGGAACTTGACGCTCTGGAGATGGACACCTCTCTTCGTCACGTTTTACGCGATGTTCCAAACCATGGCTCCATCCTCGTAGACCTTCAGTGGAACGCTGTGTTCACGCCGAAAACAAAAGCAGTAAGGCGTAAGACGGCGGACGCCGAGCCGTTGATTTGCACGGTCGATCAGGATGCCGGAATCATACAAGGCGATGGTTTAGGCGAAGCTTTGAAACAGATTTGCATCGCAGTTGATGAAGGTTTCAACGTGTTCGAAGAGTGGCTCATCGAACACGTTGACGGTAAGGCGAATCATTCTGCCCGTCCGCCTCAGTTTCGTCTATATCCTCCTCAATGGTTACTTATGAACGCCCCACCCTTTACGAATCTGGGAACAGGTGAAGGACCCTCTGAGAATATAGATGGGCACGCTTCTGCACATGGGCAAAAGGCACCGAAAGACCGATATGAAATGAACGAACGAGATCATGGATCCATTGTAATCCATCATGACGAAGCACTGCTGATGCTCCAGAAACTTGCCGCTCTTCCATCGGTCCCGAACCGTGAGGTGGATCTGCACCGTCAAGCCGTTCACTTATCATTGAGAAGCGGTTTCGATGAACTGTTGTCTCTACAAATGCTGCGTGACATCACACCTTTCCCCCACCAGGTGCGTACCGTAGAACGAGTCCTTCGCCGCATGCGCGGGCGGGCATTGCTTTGTGACGAGGTAGGACTTGGCAAGACCATCGAGGCCGGGATTGTTCTCACGGAGTATATGCTCCGCGGTTTGGTCAAACGCGCCCTTATCCTGACTCCTCCGTCGCTCGTCGATCAATGGAAAGAAGAAGTGACGCGCAAGCTCGGTCTCGACTTTGTCTGTTACGACGACGTGAGGTTTCGAGCCGCCGAAAATCCCTGGAACGCCTTTGAGCATATCATCGCTTCCATCGATACTGCAAAGCGGGAACCACATAGAAATGAAATTTTGGACACCGAGTTTGACATCGTCATCGTCGATGAAGCCCATCACCTTAAAAATAAATCCACCTTGGCCTGGAAGTTCGTCAACCAGTTGAAGAAGAAGTACATTCTGCTTTTGACGGCGACCCCGATTGAAAATGACATGAGTGAACTATTCAACCTCATCACGCTGTTAAGACCGGGACAGTTGTTGACGGAGGCTGAATACAAGCGAAAGTACGTGGATAAGAAGGATCCGCTGCAACCCAAAAACGTCGCAGAACTAAAGCAACTGGTGCAAAACGTGATGATCCGAAATCGGCGCAGCACCACAGGTGTTATCCAGTCCACACGAACTGCAGATACCCTTGTCATTCCTCCACTTTCCGAGGAACGACGCTTCTACGAAGCACTCTCGCGTTTCGTAAAGTCACAGTTGCAATCTGACACTGCAGTACCGTTAAGACGCGCGACATCACGGTATATGGAATTATCAACCCCTGCGTCATCCCAACAGCGTAAGTTCCACCCGTTCGTATTAAAGAACCTCTTGAGACAAGCGGGATCAAGCATTGCATGTACCCTGCCAACACTGGCAAAGTGGGTTCCTGCAGACCGCAACAATGAAGTGCTTAGGAGCGAACTGTGGATGAGTGAGTCATACCCTGCGGGAACCCTCCCAGGAGTCAATGTGGACACCATTCAGGAACTCATCGAGCTAGGAAAAGCCGTCCGCGATACCGGGAAACTGGCAGCTCTATTGAAACTTCTGCAAAACACATCGGATCAAACAGTCGTTTTCACAGGGTTTGTCGAGACTCAAAGTGTGATTGCTGAGTTTCTCCAGCGCGAGGGTATTGATGTGGTGAATTTCCACGGTGGCATGTCACGAGCGCAGAAGGAACAGGCTATCAACGATTTTCGCGATGGCACGAAGGTTCTGATCAGCACCGAGTCAGGCGGAGAGGGTCGCAATCTGCAGTTCTGTCACCGTATGGTCAACTTCGATATCCCTTGGAATCCGATGAAAATTGAGCAGCGGATCGGCCGCATACATCGGATCGGCCAGGAACACGAAGTTAACATCTATAACCTCGCCTCCCAGGGAACGATGGAAGAGCACATCTTGCGCATCCTTGACGCCAAGGTGAACCTGTTCCAACTCGTGGTGGGTGAACTTGACATGATCTTGGGATCGCTTGACGAAAAGCGCGAGTTTGATGAAATCTTGATGGATATCTGGGTTCGCGCGAAAGACGAGTCGGAACTGGCTCGCGAGGTCGATGCCTTCGGTGAAGAACTGCTGGCCGCCAAGACGCATTATCAGAAGGTTCGCGATGTCGACGACAGACTGTTATCGG
Coding sequences within it:
- a CDS encoding DEAD/DEAH box helicase yields the protein MPERYFFRFTDHLLELDALEMDTSLRHVLRDVPNHGSILVDLQWNAVFTPKTKAVRRKTADAEPLICTVDQDAGIIQGDGLGEALKQICIAVDEGFNVFEEWLIEHVDGKANHSARPPQFRLYPPQWLLMNAPPFTNLGTGEGPSENIDGHASAHGQKAPKDRYEMNERDHGSIVIHHDEALLMLQKLAALPSVPNREVDLHRQAVHLSLRSGFDELLSLQMLRDITPFPHQVRTVERVLRRMRGRALLCDEVGLGKTIEAGIVLTEYMLRGLVKRALILTPPSLVDQWKEEVTRKLGLDFVCYDDVRFRAAENPWNAFEHIIASIDTAKREPHRNEILDTEFDIVIVDEAHHLKNKSTLAWKFVNQLKKKYILLLTATPIENDMSELFNLITLLRPGQLLTEAEYKRKYVDKKDPLQPKNVAELKQLVQNVMIRNRRSTTGVIQSTRTADTLVIPPLSEERRFYEALSRFVKSQLQSDTAVPLRRATSRYMELSTPASSQQRKFHPFVLKNLLRQAGSSIACTLPTLAKWVPADRNNEVLRSELWMSESYPAGTLPGVNVDTIQELIELGKAVRDTGKLAALLKLLQNTSDQTVVFTGFVETQSVIAEFLQREGIDVVNFHGGMSRAQKEQAINDFRDGTKVLISTESGGEGRNLQFCHRMVNFDIPWNPMKIEQRIGRIHRIGQEHEVNIYNLASQGTMEEHILRILDAKVNLFQLVVGELDMILGSLDEKREFDEILMDIWVRAKDESELAREVDAFGEELLAAKTHYQKVRDVDDRLLSELIMSE